CTGTTAGTGAGGATTCTTTAAGCTGTGCTAAGATGTGCTGTCGCAGATATGTTTAGGAGGGCACAGATTTGCTTGGCAAGGTACAGGGCTCATGTGGAAGACTAAATAGGCTGGAATCCATCGACTAATGGAAGTGTGCGCCTTCAATTAAAATCCTGAAGTGTAAAACCCAAATCTTGACTCACTGAACaaattttgctattaattttcagtttttcatcaatgtgtgaaatctttgtatcgatGGTAGGGCGTTAACCTAataaattttttcctgttttatgtatgcaagtagAAGACCAATGGAACTCGTCATCCATGGTGTCCAtccagatctcatattaacccttacacttccatgcacaaaagacttttattttgcacaattcaaagtagtgttgttcactgaagcatgaaaagtGACCCATGACACTgatgtcaatcaagggagaattacatggtcaataaacacaaatGACCAGGTTTTCACAATCTCTTTGCATTTTgggtttatgttgtttttttctgatagtctacttttttctgatacatccTGTATAGACAAAATATGACAAGGTGATGATGTGTTGATATGTGATTGTTAAGACTGAGAAAGCAAAGAAATAACACAGACAGAAATTAAATATGTTTCTAAAAACAGTTTCTGCCATATTTCGTAAAAACACTTAAGTTGCAGCAGACTAGCTTTATTAAATATATTTCAATGCATGTGATGAAGTTTACTGTATATTAAGTATTAAAATCTGGATTCTACAGCGCTTTCTGTTACACAAAGTTGATTTGGCTGCATTTTTAACTGTTCTGTGAAATGCATCCACAGAATGAACTAAATGCCTTCTCtgactttttaaaataaataaaagtgatagaccagctctaaatgtaaagtgtcatgagataacttttgttatgaagtGGTATTATATAGATAAAATTGGATTGATATAttggttaaaggtgcgggagacttttgtgagcaGTTTTTCACcacatctgtcaaacctcagtcatatcctcagtatcacgaatctgtaagtctttctgtggctactcacctgaatctcttgcgttacgttgaacagtttcttagtgccatccaccataaacaaaccatatgtttacaaacagagccgggtggtaacttgggcatcttcggaattttatcgccacatgcattgtgggaagtgaaggctcgcaCCGCTGCCTAACAGAGGCAGTGGCAGCGCgtccatatggtattatatggatgaagaAAACAcatgcggaaacagctgaaacgcggaaatggctggaggaatatgcatagagggaagggagctcttgCTGTTTCCgcctcatgtctgtagcagctgctgctgccaggcagtGGAGCGAACCGGTGTTTCCCACAAtccatgtcgcaacaaaattccaaagatgcccaagttacctcccagctctgtttataAACATATGGtttatttatggtggatggcactaagaaactgttcactgtaatgcaagagattcaggtgagtaaccacagaaagacttacagattcgtgatactgaggatatgactgaggttttacagattcgatgaaaaattgctcacgaaagtctccagcacctttaagtatCACTTTGCTCTGATGTAATCTCTAAATCTTCCATTATTTACTATCCATCAGTGTCACTACATTGATGTGAAACACAGCCTTAATCCTCTCTCTGATCTCTTTTATCTGAACACCGTAGATCACAGCGTTCAGAGCTGGTGTGATGATGTGTCCCAGGATGGGCAACAACTTCCTGTGCACAGACAAGTGAGGGAATCGATGTAGGGCGATGATGATGAAGCCCATCAGCAGCAGGAGGACGTACACAACCAGGTGGGAAGCACAGGTCTGCAGCGCTTTCCTGTTCAGAGCGTTGTTTTTACTGCGCACACACACTGCAGCGATTTTCAGGTAGGTGAGTGTGATGCTGCCGATGGAAGAGCCGAGCAGGAGGACGGTGTATCCGAGGCCGTAGATGTTATTGATGATGACACTTTCACAGGAAAGACTGAATAAGGAGGCGTTATCGCAGAACAGGTTTGGGAGGTTCCTCCTGCAGCGTGAAAGGCGGATGGTGAGGCCCAGGAGGATGGCCACCGTCACAAAAGCAGACCCCCATGCTGCCACTGACAGCTTCACCACCATCCTGTTGGTCATGATGGAGGCGTAGCGTAGAGGGTTACAGATGGCCACGTATCGGTCAAAGGCCATGATCATGAGCACAGTGTGGGCGGCACTTCCAAGGAAATGTGCGCAAAAAGCCTGAGCCACACAGCTTATGTAATGAATGTATCTCTTCGATGGTGAAATGAAAATGTCTTTGAGTATATGAGGGATTAAAAGCGTGGCTCCACAAGCATCATTAATAAGAAGGTTACAGAAGAGCAGGTACATGGGCTGATGGAGGCTCCTGCTCCCAAAGATCAGCGCCACCAGGCCCAGGTTAGAAACAATGATAAAGATatagacgaggaggaggaggatgaaggcaGGGGTCTTAGACTGAGGGGTGACCTTTAACCCCTCCAAGATAAGGAGGTCCTCATTTGAAGTTAGATTTTCCATGTGTTATTCATCATTTGTTGGACGTTCAGCTATAATTAACATGCCATTATCACACAGATGATACAAATTCAATTCATTTGAATTACATAAACATTTCcagtaaaacaattaaaatgatcaaatattGCAGAGATAATATTTGAAATCAAACACCAAAAAAGAACTcacaaaataggaaaaaaaagaaaaattaaataaggaatgGGAAGTTACTTTAGATATCCCCCCAAAAAGGTGTAGCAGTTACACCACACTTTAAGGAATACACTCTGAggcaaaagagaaaagaaaaaaatgataattttgtGTACAGTTTTGGAAAACTTAAGCTACATGGCCATTAGTGTGATTATCTTGAACAAAAcatatgacaaaaactaaaactagcagAGTTTATGTAAAAATTtcaaaagaaaatgaaacacCAAATAAAACAAGGTCTAACTGAAGATAAAATCAGCTTGGTTTAGGTTTTTCCTGTGTTAATGGTTATTGGTGAACAAATAAATTATCTTTACACTACATGGGATCTTCAATAAACAATTTGATTTGTGAATCTTATTTGATGTCATGAATTCTTTCATCCTGTGTTTTACTGTTACAAATCAAGGCTTTCCTCCATATACTTgcaaaacattaaaatgaaatgaagacTACGAAAACTTCAGTTTGTTCTTTTAAAAACAACTCACAAATGATATCAGTGCAGTAATAGTAATCACAAAGAAGAATGACTGTAGCAGCTGCCCCTTATCAAAAGAGATGCAGAGTTTGGAAAGATGTAGTGTGGAAAAAAGTGAAGGTAATTGACTCTTTAAAGACCCAAAGCAAAGGCAATACTGAATCACGTGTATCAAAGATAAGACTGAGGTGTATTAGTAAGTTGTTGCTTATTCCATTGAATTTCTtaaagaaaaaaagcacaaaaaaaacataaaatgttaATAGCTAATGTAATACTTAAAGTGCTTGTATAAACTCTCAACTGCAAGCACAATAAATATGCACATCAGTTACATGAGAAGGATGAGAATAAACATCTCTATAGACACGTTTTTCAGCTGTAAAAACACATATACAGGTGTTACTTAACAAATCAAATTGCAATGATTGCTGCAGGAAAGCCACTTACACTCCAGCATTAACAGTAACCTTGTCATAcacattattaaattaaaataacattaaaaccatGACAGTTTGATATTTCCATAAAGACAGTGTTAAAAatctgtgtaaatgataaccGACTCAAAcccaaccccccctccaccacagACCTAGAGTAGCACATGCTTTTATTCACTCCATCTTTGGACGTCAGCTGCATTATCACATGTTGACTTCTAGTCCAGCTGTCGCTAAACAACCAGACATACCAACTCAGCATGTAGGTAATCTGTGCTCTGCTTCAATGTGATTTCATAATTATAGCACAGAGAAATAGTCtaatatataaacatacatacatacatacatatatatacacacacacatacacacacacatatatatacacacacgtgtgtgtgtgtgtagagtttcaaaatgtaaaaagaagaaatgggagtgagacaaaaaaaaaatgcaggtaagcaatttattgaaaacaaactgaaataggctgttcatcaacTAATCAAAAGTTTTAGACCACAgcttttaaaagccaaaatctgtgcaaaaaggTGGACTCGATGTCATTttgtgtcaggtattcacactctcatgacctcctgatggcaaaggcaaaaaagctttcttTGTTTGAACGTGGTTGGATGTTTGAACTACATAAGCAAGGCGTCTGGCAACACACCATCGCTGCTAAGGTTGGACACAGTAAGGCAGTCATCTTGAATTTCTTAAATTAATTTGCGGAACAAAAAAGTAAAGTGGTAGACACAAAACAATTTCACCCACGCTGAGCTGGAGGATCCGATTGGCTGTCCATCAAGACACAGGACGATCTTTGACCCAAATTAAGGcagttactggtgccgactgcagcccaataaccatcagacagcatctgccagagaagggctttaagaacaaaaaCCATCTTCAAAGGCCTTGTCTCCTTCAATGAAACCACAAAATTGCCCCTTTGGACTTTGGCAgagacaccaaacatgggacactgaaaggtgaaagaaagttttattctttgatgagaaaaaatttaacctcgACGGTCCTGATGGTGTCCAacattactggcatgacaaggagatcacGCTGGAGATGTTTTCTGGGCGACACAGTGGAGGGGGgtggccatcatgatctggggtgcttttccTTCATTGGAAcaatggagcttcaggttgtgcagaggtgtcaaacgGTGGCTGGCTATGTGCAGTACAGGGGGCATCCGTCATGACTGAGGCCCCTGGTCTTTGTGGGAATGAcggggtttaaaaacaggacaatgctgcagttcacaatgcccaCCTGACAAAGGACTGAGAACAGAGGAATAACACCACTCTTTTGGACCATTCTGTGTGTTCCCCTGATCTGAATCCaactgagaacatttggggatggatggcaagggaaatttacaaaaatggacagcggttccagacagtggattcaaaatgactgtcttactgcgtccaccCTCACCAGcgatggcacgctgccagaggccttgcTTAAACAAACTGTGACAATATGGGGCATTAGTCAGAATTAGATCAAGCAGTGAAGATCTTGTGGGGTGTTTGACATTTGGGCGGGTGGGAGTCTCAATTAATTGGGTTAGATTTAAGAGTCTCAGACACTGTCAGATAATTGAGTCAACCAATCCAGGCTCAGATCCAAAAAATATTAGAGCCAAATATAGAAATGCCTTTACCTGAGACTGATTTATTCAGCCAGGTTTCTGACAGAACCAAAATATGTGTCAGTAGTTTGAATCCAGATTTTAAATAGGTCTAGCTTAGATAACAAGCTGCAAACATTAATGTGAATGATGCAAAAACCTGACCTGGATCTGGATTCATCAGGGGTATCAATATTATAAAGTGGGGGACCTGAATTGGCTGAACATTGCCTGATACTAACAGCAAAACTAAAATAAAGCATTTCCGCCAAACGATTTTGGCTCAATCTCaatgtcattggactggtttaAGTAAAACATAACTACCGTTATGTGTAAAACATTTTTTGAGGACATCCATACAAATCAGTCGAAGCAATATATAATGATTAAAAAGTGGCACACAACGGGATGGCAACAAACATCTAATCAAGTCAGTACTGGACCAGGTGTAGGTCAGCGAAACccacagatatacatacatatctatctctctctctctctctctctcaacatatatatatatatatatatatatatgtatatatatatatatgagcaaAACCCATAGTGAAACCAATGAGCAAACAGGTCAGTGAAGTGGAAAGATCCAGAGGAGCGCGTGGATCATGTCCACGAGCCCCAACAGGACCCAAAGGGTGCGTGGCGCACCTCCATGAGCCCGAGTGTTAGGGTAGTTTCAAATCAACCACAACGGGAGAAACATGAACACTACTAGTGGAAAATTCATTGTAGTTGCCTCACAGTACAAAGTTTTTAGACTGACTTGGGATGGTAAAACAGGACGATGTTTGTGTGGAGCCGGACTCTCCTCCACCACGTCCAGCCGGGAAGCAGACCCATAAAGGTGTACGATGAGTGGCTAGCAGCTAACCTCTAGCTGCTAATGGCTAGCAAGTGGCCAGTGGCTAGCAACCGGTGGCAGCTGACAGATCCGACCCAGCCTGTTGTCCAATATGTGATTACCAGTGTGGTAGTAAATCCTCAGACATCCTCAGTTCAGCAGCCACTGTTGTCAGCGAACGAGACCCAGCAGGGGGGACCGGGGCCCAGAGTAGCATCTAGCGAGTAGAGCCCGAGGTACCACAGCgggaacccctaggccgggaaaGGAGCACCTGTGCAACCCAAAAGGGGTCGGTGAGGATCACAGCCTGGCCAAGCCCGGATGGCAGCTTCACAGCACCAGCAGGTAGAGGAATCCCATGGTGGAAAAGTGCCCTGGGTGAAGTTGCAAAAACCCCTTACTCACATTACATCAACAATGATTTGCATGGAGTTGTGGCTCATGCcagttaaaaacagattaaaattaTCAGAATAGTTGTTTAAACAAGTAATTTAAAAACACTTGTAAACTTAGTGCCTGTTATTACAACAATTAAATACGATTAAAACCAATCTGAGAAAGTGCCTAGTGACAGTGGAAAAACGCTTAAGTGTGTGCACGGCCATCTTGGatgggtgtgggtgggtgtgtgtgtgtgtgtgtgtgtgactgcgttGTGAATaatctattttttcaaatatctttttattctctcacaggtacattttgggaattgaagtaaggTTGGCCTCAGTTATGGCAAtgaattccattgcattccaaatcattttaaattaaaaacaacaggatacagtttAAGTATAGGCCTCTGTTTAACGACTTCatgattcactcaatcactggcaGTGTTCCACAGATGAGCTGGGAGGTAAATCTGCCATTGTATATAATTTTGTAAAATGTCGAAAGCCAACAACACTAATCTTCATTTAGGGCTAGAGTTATAGGTCAGGTGTTCCCCTCAGGTGAGGTGAACCCCTGTTTGATGGAATCAAACCAAATCCACCAGTTAATTAATGTCACTGACCTTCAGTTTGAAGTTAGGAACGATTACCAAACAATGATGGTTATAGATATAGTTTGCTTTAGTTTTTCTTTTGGCTTGATAGTGTGGTGTAAATCCATTCTGAgaggtttattaaaaaataccCTTTACCCCTTTGAGCGTTTTAGTGCAATACACAGAATTAAATGTCACTGTGCCAGTGCAGTGTTGGGTGAAGCTACAATACACAACAAGAATACTGATAACATTTAAATGAGAGCAGTTATATTTTAAATGTGGCTTACAAAATAATTTGCTTTTAGCTCACTGGCTGATAGAACATTGACCTTTGGTGACCTTcaggggtttttctagaaaaaattactaagagggagcacaggtaggcGAGGGAGCGAAGCGACCaagcgggggggggggtgcgCGGTCTGAAAAGACACCAATTCGTGTCGTTTTGAACCGTTAGACGGTCTACCTACTATGTTTACGatagttttggaataattatGCACTGTGTGTATGcaggacatcttatgagctgtagctgtgatgtgtcccaatacttttgtccatatagtgcagggattaaagttctccgtcaccacgacggatttctgtcaaatggaaaaactgaggggggaaaaagtcatattgaagtaacttccccatgtgtttcgcggagtccagtcggcactgtgatgctgtcctgaatctgcagcgctccggtctgcaggtgtttaacacaggcacgccacgcacagggggctgataggttttacagtgatgataataagatgacttctttatttttatgtcgggaggagagattgatgactatttatctttggaaggaaatgctgctcattctgtgcctcagaaacacatggacaagttcagctttaccgaagttcagcctccagacgctaactttagtgctaacaagtagctttcattatgaaagaaccacagtgaaaagggaagaagacagatctgatctacatggaccttcatgtttgggttcatagcttatctcctcttgccagtatatgactagtgtgtgtgtttgtgtgtatgtgcccttcccgtgtgtGCGGCTGTGTGGGCCGTGGCCTTATGCAGTTATGcccccgactgcataagtgctttattttgacccatttagcatcttatttctatctgtgtggtacagtacgaagataaaattgaatgaatgtgtaacacccttggtatttggaaagccactgtattttaaataccctcagagagtatccaCTCCACTGTCCCTGCAACAACCTCCACCTCTACTGCTAAAGTAAAAAGTTCTACTAATGTGCcatgtgtctctggaaaaaaacagaagcgtacatccggaatgaccaagcttgaaacttttggtttcagtgccaaaaagcagaaaaaataaaagattagttggttagggttacatttacacagacattttccccaaaattcatgtgctgttggagttatgttttaggagttcctaagttgttaaataaaaagtttttcactcattttttgcagtaaggttttcttctagttattattttcacttgcttcaaaggttttcataccctttaaaattaaccagagagcaccaaaattgacctgaagctttaaaaattttctgggggaggacccccagaccccccaccaataccactcatgacagtTTTTCTATCCGTTACTAATcctctacacctgtacactctcccattcagtgtgttttacagtattgccaaatttgactatataaacttgtacgctatagtagtattgtattgcatcatttttaatagtggccaatgattttgaccagaagaaaattttcagtcagatgaaaaatttttgctttaatccctgatataGTGTGTCTGTGATGATATTATTTTCCTTTCAGGGCCACTTTGTGGATGTGAAACAGAGCCTTTATTGTCTGCCTGATCTCTTTTATCTGCACACCGTAGATCACTGCATTCAGAGCTGGTATTATGATGTGTCCCATTACAGTCACTATCTTTCTGTGGTCGGAAAACTGAGGGAATCGATGTAGGATGATGACGATGAAGCCCAACGCCACCAGCAGGACGTACAGAGCCAGGTGGGAAGCACAGGTCTGCAACGCTTTCCTGTTCAGAGATTTGCTTTTACTGCGCACACACACTGCAGCGATTTTCAGGTAGGTGAGTGTGACGCTGCCGATGGAAGAGCTGAGCAGGAGGACGGTGTATGCGAGGCTGTAGATGTTATCGATGAAGATGTTTTCACAGGAAAGGTTGAACAAAGAGGCGTTATCACAGAACAGGTTGGGAATGATCCTCCTGCAGCGTGACAGGCGGACGGTGAGGCCTGTGGGTATGACCACCATCACAAAAGCAGACCCCCACGCCACCACCGACAGCTTCACCACCATCCTGTTGGTCATGATGGAGGTGTAGCGTAGAGGGTTACAGATGGCCTGGTATCGGTCAAAGGCCATGACCATAAGTACAGTGTGGGAAGCAATGCCATGAAAGTGCACACAAAAAGACTGAGCCACACAGTTTATGTAATGAATGTATCGCTCTGAGTGAAGGATTAAAATGTCTTTGAGAACATGAGGGATTATTATCGCTGCTCCAAAAATATCATTAATGACAAGGTTACAGAAGAGCAGGTACATGGGCTGACGAAGGCTCCTGCTCCTAAAGATCAGCACCACCAGGCCCATGTTAGACACTATGATGAAGATgaagctgaggaggaggaggaggataaagGCAGGGGTCTTAAACTGAGAAGTGACCTTTAATCCCTCCAAGATGAGGAGGTCCTCATTTAAAGTCAGATTTTCCATGTGACATCTCTCATTGTTTCACTCAgcaaaaatgtaaatgtcattGTTAAATGTGataataaacacaatatttatatttctatgaaaaatataacacaaactaaacaaatGTAAGTAAAACTGTCCTCTATTGTTATTAGCTCATTCTGAATCAGAATGAAATGCTTTTGGAAAACTTAACAACAAGAAAACAGTTCTTCTCTAATGGATCCTTTCATCTAATCTGTTAAGGCTCTACAAGTCAAAGTTTTTGTCATAATACAACAAAAACGACAACGAGAACACAAAACAATAATACTAATGAAAAAGTTAATAAAATCTATTATTTCatcaaaattaaactaaaattgttgggtaatgataaaataattttaaacagAACTGTTAATAGTCAAAGTGCTTATTTGAACTATAGACTCTTTTCTTTAAGCACACATAGACATACTGTATTGTAGAAATAAATAGACAGTCTCTTTTTGTTCAGCGTGTTATAGCAGCGATTGAAGCTAAAAACACTGCATGTACagcaaatacatatataaattatATCAATAGGTGCTGTGAAGTCAGTTAAATTCTTTTTGTGCACTGCAAACAACATAATTATTTCATGTATGATTCAAATAGAATTATCCCTGTCTGTGCTTTTTTCAAAAAAGATAAAGTTAAAACTCATGCAAAGGTTAAACAGCTGAAACATGACCCACCCCCACCACAGACCTGCATGAGGATGCACTTTTATTCACTCTCATGTTGTAAATCAGCTGCAGCATCACATGTTGACCGGCCAACTGTTGCTAGGCAACCACAGAAAATGACTCCACATCCAGCATCTGTGTGCAGCTTCAATATGATTTCATCATAGCATAAAGCAATAATTTAATGcattaaaagttttgtgtattttgtgcctTTGACTGTTTTGTGATTTCACTACACTGAGAAAAGTGACATCAGGAAATTTTAGGATTTAAAGTAAATGACTGATTGAGGAGAATGGTCACAAAGTCTCATAGTGTtaactacttttactttttttaactCCTTCCATTCCTCTCCCTTCTATtgcctgtttttgttttcttatagaaTTTTAACCATGTTTCAGAGATTCAGTAAATGTGACTGTGTGAATGTCAGTTCACTTTTGTAATCTGAATAGTACAGCACTAATCAGATAACCTGAAACAGGAGTAGAAACGGACACATAGGTCAACTCTTGTCTCGTTGTCTTTCCTTACTCAAAATGCTGCTTCCGGTCTCCATTTGTCTAAACAATTTGACTCTTTCATTAACTGTTCAAGTTGCTTCTGGATCTGATGACTTGCTCCTCAGGCTGTCATCACATCGGATGCGAGGGTCATAGAATCATAGAAAACAAATAAGCTTCAACCTCATTTTCCCACTTCAATAACCATTCAATGAATGTCCTTGCCTTAATTCCGTAACTCACATTTTAATTGAGCTCCTGAACCTCCTGACTTGTCCTCTGTTTATACTTGAATACCATGACTTGGAAGAGTCTGTCAGGATCCACCTTTCCCACAAGTTCTGTCTACAACTTTTCTTTCCCAAACAAAACATGACGCTATGGAAAAGTACATAAAATATGTTCTGTCTGCAGTAATTATCTATTCATCATCCTCTGCTGTTggtgctggatttttttttttttttcctctccaaaAAAAGATCTTACACATTATCCATGCATAGATATGGGtggtcaaactcattgtagttcaaggCTACgtacagcccagtttgatctcaagtgggccagttggataaatgtatcagtttatatttcttattagatataaaacatattgtttggttatttgccttttggttgaCAGAACAAAGAGATGGAGAGAGGGGAACAGAGAGAGGGCTTTAATAGTATTcttattagtattttttcatatttatgtaGCCTAATTTTTCATGTAGTTGAATTCAGTATATTTTGTATGATTGTGCTGTCCACAGATGTTCAGTTAAATAAGTTATATGTAAATCATTTAAAATGTGTGATGAATAATCATTCATGTAGAGTTAAAATATATTACAGATGTAGTTAAAGCATAGAAATAGATTGATTAATTAGACTGAGCTATA
The Sphaeramia orbicularis chromosome 14, fSphaOr1.1, whole genome shotgun sequence DNA segment above includes these coding regions:
- the LOC115432628 gene encoding olfactory receptor 8U1-like yields the protein MENLTLNEDLLILEGLKVTSQFKTPAFILLLLLSFIFIIVSNMGLVVLIFRSRSLRQPMYLLFCNLVINDIFGAAIIIPHVLKDILILHSERYIHYINCVAQSFCVHFHGIASHTVLMVMAFDRYQAICNPLRYTSIMTNRMVVKLSVVAWGSAFVMVVIPTGLTVRLSRCRRIIPNLFCDNASLFNLSCENIFIDNIYSLAYTVLLLSSSIGSVTLTYLKIAAVCVRSKSKSLNRKALQTCASHLALYVLLVALGFIVIILHRFPQFSDHRKIVTVMGHIIIPALNAVIYGVQIKEIRQTIKALFHIHKVALKGK
- the LOC115432627 gene encoding olfactory receptor 52Z1-like, with translation MENLTSNEDLLILEGLKVTPQSKTPAFILLLLVYIFIIVSNLGLVALIFGSRSLHQPMYLLFCNLLINDACGATLLIPHILKDIFISPSKRYIHYISCVAQAFCAHFLGSAAHTVLMIMAFDRYVAICNPLRYASIMTNRMVVKLSVAAWGSAFVTVAILLGLTIRLSRCRRNLPNLFCDNASLFSLSCESVIINNIYGLGYTVLLLGSSIGSITLTYLKIAAVCVRSKNNALNRKALQTCASHLVVYVLLLLMGFIIIALHRFPHLSVHRKLLPILGHIITPALNAVIYGVQIKEIRERIKAVFHINVVTLMDSK